Proteins encoded together in one uncultured Sphaerochaeta sp. window:
- a CDS encoding NIL domain-containing protein, translating into MKKRYALRFSPTLVEQPIVSKLARSYDVDINILNADVASGRGGKLIVELSGTEQDLDASVIYLGEIGVVVSEMVKELLFNQDGCIDCGACTAVCSSGALWMDSEAKLQFDVSHCVVCGLCVHACPMRLFEVSHEREA; encoded by the coding sequence ATGAAAAAGCGATATGCCTTGCGATTCTCTCCCACCTTGGTGGAGCAACCTATTGTAAGCAAGCTTGCCCGATCCTACGATGTGGACATCAATATCCTCAACGCAGATGTAGCCAGTGGCCGTGGGGGAAAGCTCATTGTTGAGTTGAGTGGAACTGAACAAGACTTGGATGCGAGTGTCATTTATCTCGGAGAGATCGGGGTTGTTGTCTCTGAGATGGTCAAGGAGTTGCTCTTCAACCAGGATGGGTGTATTGACTGCGGTGCTTGCACGGCTGTCTGTTCCTCCGGTGCCTTATGGATGGATTCTGAGGCAAAGCTGCAATTTGATGTATCACATTGTGTTGTGTGTGGGCTCTGTGTCCATGCCTGCCCAATGCGCCTGTTTGAGGTATCACACGAACGGGAGGCATAG
- a CDS encoding homocysteine biosynthesis protein, with the protein MAKTVSQINEKIKKGTVVVVSAEAFSAMAKERDLKELSEEVDIVTTATFGPMCSSGAIINFGHWSPGIRMEEITLNGVNAYEGLAAVDTYIGATSESKFDATYGGANVIEELIDGKDVRLHARGKGTDCYPTKEIDTYINKDTINEFYLFNPRNAYQNYAAATNSTNRIRYTYMGSLLPRFSNVTYSTSGELSPLLNDPYLRTIGLGTRIFLGGGEGYVVWNGTQFNTRRERTPEGIPTLPGATLAVIGDAKQMSREYIRSAYYEKYGISMFVGIGIPIPVLDEEMAAHLAISNEKITTNILDYGQDGHPSVGTCSYAQLASGAVTLSDGKQVKTAPLSSLAKAREIADVLASWIKEKRFFLSEPVHTFPTDSFVKPLVPREGGEK; encoded by the coding sequence ATGGCAAAGACAGTTTCCCAGATCAATGAGAAAATCAAGAAAGGTACGGTTGTCGTGGTCAGTGCAGAAGCATTTTCCGCGATGGCAAAAGAGAGGGACCTCAAAGAGCTCAGTGAAGAGGTGGATATCGTAACCACTGCCACCTTTGGTCCGATGTGTTCCAGTGGAGCAATCATCAATTTCGGACACTGGTCTCCCGGTATCCGTATGGAGGAAATCACCCTCAATGGGGTGAATGCCTACGAGGGGCTCGCTGCAGTCGATACCTACATAGGTGCAACCAGTGAATCCAAGTTTGATGCTACCTACGGTGGAGCGAATGTTATCGAGGAGTTGATCGATGGCAAGGATGTCCGCCTGCATGCAAGGGGAAAAGGAACTGATTGTTATCCTACCAAGGAGATTGATACCTATATCAACAAGGATACCATCAACGAGTTCTATCTCTTCAATCCCCGAAACGCCTACCAGAACTATGCAGCAGCAACTAACAGCACGAACCGGATCAGGTACACCTATATGGGTAGTCTTCTTCCCCGCTTCTCAAATGTAACCTACTCCACCAGTGGTGAACTGAGTCCCCTCTTGAACGATCCCTACCTGAGAACCATTGGTCTTGGAACCCGGATCTTCCTTGGTGGAGGAGAGGGGTATGTGGTATGGAATGGGACCCAGTTCAATACCAGACGGGAACGTACCCCAGAAGGTATTCCCACCCTGCCTGGGGCAACCCTTGCTGTCATAGGGGATGCGAAACAGATGTCGAGGGAGTATATCCGCTCTGCCTACTATGAGAAGTATGGTATCTCGATGTTTGTCGGTATCGGTATTCCCATACCGGTACTTGATGAGGAAATGGCAGCCCATCTAGCCATCTCAAATGAGAAGATCACCACCAATATTCTCGACTACGGGCAGGACGGACACCCCTCGGTCGGGACCTGTTCCTATGCCCAGCTTGCCAGTGGAGCAGTCACCTTGAGCGATGGAAAGCAAGTAAAGACTGCTCCCCTCTCTTCCCTTGCCAAGGCGAGGGAGATTGCCGATGTCTTGGCTTCCTGGATCAAGGAGAAACGATTCTTCCTCTCTGAGCCAGTGCATACGTTCCCTACTGATAGTTTTGTTAAGCCATTGGTTCCTCGCGAAGGAGGTGAGAAATGA
- the metH gene encoding methionine synthase — MNRKEYLQVLLEKRIVLLDGAMGTMIQKQGLQAEDYTLEDISAPGCNELLNLSRGDVIYQIHQEYLSSGADIIETNTFCANAFNLAEYGLSGEVEPINLAACEIAREAAADYEATHDGYAFVAGVLGPTNRSLSFSEKVEDPAYRQKDFSSFLTMYREQVRSLLQGGVDLLLIETVFDTLVAKSAIIACLQEMEAQQRTIPLMVSVTFSDQSGRTLSGQTLEAFVASLAPFPLFSLGLNCSTGPNEMLPLIEKLSGLCPFYVSAHPNAGFPDKEGNYQLQAQQMAKDLAPAMQKGYLNILGGCCGTTPVHIKALKEASTQAVVRQLPSIASSLALSGMDVVQEIEGELLLVGERTNVAGSRKFARLIKEEKWEEALQIAREQVAHGSSVLDLCMDASMLDAEKSMKNFLRHIASDPSVAKAAIMIDSSDWEVVSSALGEVQGRGIVNSISLKEGEETFISHAKHIARYGHAMVVMLFDEEGQAATYERKIAIAKRSYSLLSQAGIRDEDIIFDANVLSIATGIEEHDTYARDFILATRELKRLYPRCHTSGGVSNLSFSFRGNDALRSAMHALLLELADLDMAIINPASLIDVQTLNKEVRSTIEQALMAEGGDLADIRAELINLALTMQSEDTPKKKTAPRAERSASERLYDAVVSGDHTYLSQDLEAVEEENPLSLVEGPLMDGMKEVGRLFGKGKLFLPQVVRSARTMKIAVDILQPRITAYLEKNLHETGNQKKLAVLATVKGDVHDIGKNIVALILTCNGFEVIDLGVMVPSADIYDAAIKYQADIVGLSGLITPSLKEMEGVISLFEERGSTIPIFVGGATTSELHTAVKLSVRYSNPVIQTKDASAMALAANEVVGSNRLTFFHEVDERYRQLREDHQDAKEVKHSSVAVGYASSLESSEQKRVGTNAKNYGVSTLEDIPLSDLLELINWNMYCAAWKVPPSSEEGVRLIKQAKALLDEEKIRLLFESGCKIVYGVFPAKSDRLAVQVGEKTFYFLRDEKSGLCIADMIAKEDTVGLFVTTSSLFLAPYLKELEERGDTMRHLSIKLLADRLAEALAEKAQQLIVSMWGERLPSYLRPAPGYPSWNDHSEKGTLFSLLDATGRIGVQLTESFAMDPPSSVCGMLIGGENLRYFALKHVSEEQLSLYAKRKSIDRQMLATLLSGMEY, encoded by the coding sequence ATGAATAGAAAAGAATACTTGCAGGTGTTGCTTGAAAAGAGAATCGTGCTCCTGGATGGGGCTATGGGTACCATGATCCAGAAGCAAGGTTTACAGGCCGAGGATTATACCTTGGAAGATATTTCGGCTCCTGGCTGCAATGAACTTCTCAACCTCAGCAGGGGTGATGTCATTTATCAGATTCACCAAGAGTACTTATCCTCTGGTGCTGACATCATCGAGACAAACACCTTCTGCGCGAATGCATTCAACCTTGCAGAGTATGGTCTATCAGGAGAAGTGGAACCTATCAACCTCGCTGCCTGTGAAATTGCACGTGAGGCAGCAGCAGACTATGAAGCAACCCATGACGGATATGCCTTCGTTGCAGGGGTTCTTGGTCCTACCAACCGTTCGCTCTCCTTCTCTGAGAAGGTAGAAGACCCAGCATATCGACAAAAAGACTTTTCCTCTTTCCTCACGATGTACCGTGAACAAGTTCGTTCGCTGCTGCAAGGAGGGGTAGACCTCCTCCTCATAGAGACGGTCTTCGATACCTTGGTGGCAAAAAGTGCCATCATTGCATGTCTTCAGGAGATGGAAGCACAACAGAGAACCATTCCTCTGATGGTAAGTGTAACCTTCAGTGACCAGAGTGGAAGGACGCTCAGTGGGCAGACTCTTGAGGCCTTTGTGGCAAGCCTTGCTCCCTTTCCTCTTTTCAGCCTCGGACTCAACTGTTCCACCGGGCCAAATGAGATGCTTCCTCTTATCGAGAAACTCTCTGGGCTCTGCCCCTTCTATGTCAGTGCCCATCCCAATGCAGGTTTCCCGGATAAGGAAGGAAATTATCAGCTGCAGGCACAGCAGATGGCAAAAGATCTTGCCCCTGCCATGCAAAAAGGGTATCTGAACATTCTCGGCGGATGTTGTGGTACCACCCCCGTTCATATCAAGGCATTAAAGGAAGCCTCTACTCAGGCTGTGGTTCGTCAGCTGCCTTCGATAGCTTCTTCCCTTGCCTTGAGTGGGATGGATGTTGTGCAGGAGATAGAGGGTGAACTGCTGTTGGTTGGAGAGAGAACCAATGTGGCAGGTTCGAGAAAGTTTGCCCGACTGATCAAGGAAGAAAAGTGGGAAGAGGCGCTTCAGATTGCCCGGGAGCAAGTAGCCCATGGCTCTTCTGTCTTGGATCTCTGTATGGATGCATCCATGCTTGATGCAGAGAAGAGTATGAAGAACTTCCTTCGCCATATCGCAAGTGACCCCTCAGTGGCAAAGGCAGCAATCATGATCGACTCCTCAGATTGGGAGGTTGTCTCCTCTGCACTGGGAGAGGTCCAAGGACGGGGGATCGTTAACTCAATCAGTTTGAAAGAGGGTGAAGAAACCTTCATTTCCCATGCCAAGCATATTGCCCGCTACGGTCATGCAATGGTGGTCATGTTGTTTGATGAGGAGGGACAGGCTGCTACCTATGAACGTAAGATTGCCATAGCAAAGAGGAGCTATTCCCTGCTTAGTCAGGCAGGGATCAGGGATGAAGATATTATCTTCGATGCCAATGTTCTCTCTATTGCCACCGGTATCGAAGAGCACGATACCTATGCCCGAGATTTCATTCTTGCCACCCGGGAACTTAAGCGGCTCTATCCGCGTTGCCATACCAGCGGAGGAGTGAGTAATCTTTCTTTCTCTTTTCGTGGAAATGATGCACTTCGTTCCGCTATGCATGCCCTCTTGTTGGAGCTGGCTGACCTTGATATGGCAATCATCAATCCTGCAAGCCTCATTGATGTTCAGACATTGAACAAGGAAGTTCGTTCCACCATTGAACAGGCACTGATGGCAGAGGGTGGTGATCTGGCAGATATCAGGGCTGAACTCATCAATCTTGCCTTGACCATGCAGAGTGAGGATACTCCCAAGAAGAAGACGGCTCCTCGAGCTGAGCGAAGTGCTTCTGAACGTCTCTATGATGCAGTGGTCTCTGGGGACCATACCTATCTTTCCCAGGACTTGGAGGCAGTGGAAGAAGAGAATCCTCTCTCCTTGGTGGAAGGCCCCTTGATGGATGGCATGAAGGAGGTGGGGCGTCTCTTCGGAAAGGGGAAGCTGTTTCTTCCTCAGGTGGTGCGGAGTGCGAGGACGATGAAGATTGCGGTTGATATCCTCCAGCCACGTATTACTGCCTATTTAGAGAAGAACTTGCATGAAACAGGGAATCAAAAGAAGCTTGCTGTCCTTGCTACGGTCAAGGGCGATGTGCATGATATCGGCAAAAATATTGTTGCGCTCATTCTCACATGCAATGGCTTTGAAGTCATCGACCTTGGGGTGATGGTCCCGTCTGCCGATATTTATGATGCAGCCATCAAATACCAGGCAGACATCGTCGGTCTCAGTGGTTTGATCACACCATCCTTGAAGGAGATGGAGGGAGTCATCTCCCTATTCGAGGAGAGGGGCTCCACCATCCCCATCTTTGTGGGAGGGGCAACCACGAGTGAGTTGCATACAGCGGTGAAGCTTTCGGTACGATACTCGAATCCTGTCATTCAGACAAAGGATGCTTCTGCCATGGCCTTGGCGGCCAATGAGGTGGTAGGTTCCAACCGCCTCACATTTTTTCATGAAGTAGATGAGCGCTATCGCCAACTCAGGGAGGACCATCAGGATGCAAAAGAGGTGAAGCATTCCTCTGTTGCTGTTGGATATGCTTCCTCCTTGGAAAGCAGTGAGCAAAAGCGCGTGGGAACGAATGCAAAAAACTATGGGGTGAGCACGCTTGAAGACATCCCTCTCTCTGATTTGCTGGAGCTCATCAACTGGAATATGTACTGCGCTGCATGGAAGGTTCCTCCTTCCAGCGAAGAAGGCGTAAGACTCATCAAACAAGCGAAAGCGCTTCTGGATGAGGAGAAAATCCGACTTCTCTTCGAAAGTGGATGTAAGATTGTTTATGGGGTGTTTCCTGCCAAGAGCGATCGATTGGCGGTACAGGTAGGTGAAAAGACCTTCTACTTCCTGCGTGATGAAAAGAGTGGCCTCTGTATTGCTGATATGATTGCAAAGGAGGACACTGTTGGGTTGTTTGTGACTACCAGTTCCCTTTTCTTGGCTCCCTATCTCAAGGAGCTGGAGGAGCGGGGAGATACCATGCGACACCTCTCTATTAAACTTCTCGCCGACCGCCTTGCCGAAGCACTTGCAGAGAAAGCGCAACAGTTGATTGTCTCCATGTGGGGAGAGCGCCTCCCCTCCTACCTTCGTCCAGCCCCGGGATATCCTTCTTGGAATGACCATAGTGAGAAGGGGACCCTCTTCAGTTTGCTTGATGCGACCGGGAGAATCGGGGTACAGCTTACCGAAAGTTTTGCCATGGATCCTCCCTCCTCTGTATGTGGGATGCTGATAGGAGGGGAGAATCTTCGGTATTTTGCCCTCAAGCATGTCAGTGAAGAACAGCTCTCCCTCTATGCAAAGCGGAAAAGTATAGATAGGCAGATGCTTGCCACGCTCCTCAGTGGTATGGAATACTGA
- the pth gene encoding aminoacyl-tRNA hydrolase, whose amino-acid sequence MVKLLVFLGNPGKAYEKTRHNVGWVVCDHMYPTLSWSQKFNGLIAQDGGTRLLKPHTYMNESGKSVRSCMDFFSYTAQDVLVIHDDLELPFGTIRMQRGGGLQGHNGLKSIKSHIKDDLFLRLRIGIGRPKHGTVSSFVLQRFSPEEEISLPLILDSAKKMLIDDITTLPVTNTLV is encoded by the coding sequence ATGGTAAAACTTCTGGTATTTCTCGGCAACCCTGGCAAAGCGTATGAGAAAACCCGGCACAATGTAGGCTGGGTGGTTTGTGATCATATGTACCCAACACTCTCATGGTCACAGAAATTCAATGGGCTGATTGCCCAGGATGGGGGAACCAGGCTGCTCAAGCCCCATACCTATATGAACGAAAGCGGAAAATCCGTTCGCTCTTGTATGGATTTCTTCTCCTATACAGCACAAGATGTCCTGGTCATCCATGACGATCTGGAGCTTCCCTTTGGGACAATCAGGATGCAGCGTGGTGGTGGCCTTCAGGGACACAATGGATTGAAGTCAATCAAGAGCCATATCAAGGACGACTTGTTCCTTCGACTTCGCATTGGAATCGGAAGACCAAAGCATGGAACCGTTTCCTCCTTTGTCTTACAACGCTTCTCCCCTGAAGAAGAGATTTCACTTCCCTTGATTCTTGATTCAGCAAAAAAGATGCTAATAGACGATATTACTACTCTTCCTGTCACAAATACATTAGTCTAA
- a CDS encoding UPF0280 family protein — MYQRRAYRQSMGSTRFSSFSLSIGESDVWIGFQGPADKNSLQAETTTLLRRLRRELLEYGDPNLFTSFVPLQPKGALPALLKSMFDAGNRSGTGPFSSVAGAIAERLGRHLKEQFGLSEIVVENGGDLYIDVLKPLPVKLFAPTSTLSGKLSIIVDPSYGPMGVCTSSGKIGHSISFGRADAVMVACKDAALADAYATAYCNRVSGKADVRKVCEALTRQEEVLSAVVVFEDTLAVGGHLEVGT; from the coding sequence TTGTATCAGAGGAGAGCTTATCGCCAGAGCATGGGGTCTACCCGTTTCTCTTCATTCTCCCTTTCTATTGGGGAGAGTGATGTTTGGATTGGGTTCCAGGGGCCTGCCGATAAGAACTCCCTACAGGCTGAAACGACAACCCTTTTAAGACGACTGAGAAGGGAGCTTCTTGAATATGGGGATCCCAATCTGTTTACCAGCTTTGTTCCCCTGCAACCGAAGGGAGCCTTGCCTGCTCTTTTAAAGAGTATGTTTGATGCAGGTAATCGTTCAGGCACTGGCCCTTTTTCCAGTGTAGCGGGGGCAATCGCCGAGCGCCTTGGAAGGCATCTCAAGGAACAGTTTGGTCTCTCGGAGATTGTTGTTGAGAATGGTGGTGATTTATATATTGATGTCCTAAAACCTCTTCCCGTGAAGCTCTTTGCCCCAACTAGTACACTTTCAGGGAAGCTTTCCATTATAGTTGATCCTTCGTATGGCCCGATGGGAGTCTGTACCAGCTCAGGAAAAATTGGACACTCAATAAGTTTCGGTAGGGCTGATGCTGTTATGGTTGCATGCAAAGATGCTGCCCTTGCGGATGCGTATGCGACTGCATACTGCAACCGTGTCTCCGGGAAAGCGGATGTGAGGAAGGTATGCGAAGCGCTTACAAGGCAGGAAGAGGTCCTCTCCGCTGTAGTAGTTTTTGAAGACACGTTGGCCGTGGGTGGCCATTTGGAGGTAGGTACCTGA
- a CDS encoding NGG1p interacting factor NIF3, whose product MYILVTYVPDSHLEVVKEALFKAGAGKMGSYDSCCYQSQGTGQFRPLQGSSPFIGQVGELAQEREWRLELVVDEEFAAPVVEALLESHPYEVPAYHLIPVLTLEGLSDE is encoded by the coding sequence GTGTACATACTCGTAACCTATGTTCCTGATTCTCATCTTGAGGTAGTAAAGGAGGCTCTCTTCAAAGCTGGAGCTGGAAAGATGGGCTCCTATGATTCCTGTTGCTACCAAAGTCAAGGAACCGGCCAATTTCGTCCTCTGCAAGGCTCATCTCCCTTCATTGGGCAGGTCGGAGAGCTTGCACAAGAGCGGGAGTGGCGTCTAGAATTGGTGGTTGATGAAGAATTTGCTGCCCCAGTGGTAGAGGCGCTCTTGGAGAGTCATCCCTACGAGGTCCCTGCTTATCATCTGATCCCGGTCTTGACTCTTGAAGGGTTGAGTGACGAATAG